Proteins encoded together in one Marinithermus hydrothermalis DSM 14884 window:
- the rapZ gene encoding RNase adapter RapZ has translation MRFVVISGMSGAGKTTARFALEDLGYFAVDNLPPPLWPALVETLEAQGLKRAAAVVDIRAEAFLPDLEAALATLRQAGVRVQVVYLEASSEVLLKRYNLTRRVHPLGTGNLLAEIAQERRALAPVRALADVVVDTSQKTPRDLKAFLSTYLGEAEAFVLRLVSFGFKWGPPREADLVLDVRALPNPHYAPKLKPRTGADPEVAAYIFRPEFEAYYRALLTTTGLAADAARQAGRGLYTVAIGCTGGRHRSVATAIRLGEDLASRFTLEVEHRDVDKE, from the coding sequence ATGCGGTTCGTGGTGATCAGCGGAATGTCCGGGGCCGGCAAGACCACCGCCCGGTTCGCGCTGGAGGACCTGGGGTACTTCGCGGTGGACAACCTCCCCCCGCCCCTCTGGCCCGCCCTTGTCGAGACCCTCGAGGCCCAAGGGCTAAAGCGGGCCGCCGCGGTGGTGGACATCCGCGCCGAAGCCTTCCTGCCCGACCTCGAGGCCGCCCTCGCCACGCTGCGCCAGGCCGGGGTGCGGGTACAGGTGGTGTACCTCGAGGCGAGCTCCGAGGTTCTGCTCAAGCGCTACAACCTCACGCGACGGGTCCACCCCTTGGGCACGGGCAACCTCCTCGCGGAGATCGCCCAGGAACGCCGCGCCCTCGCGCCCGTACGGGCGTTGGCCGACGTGGTCGTGGACACCAGCCAGAAAACCCCGCGTGACCTTAAGGCCTTCCTCAGCACCTACCTGGGCGAAGCGGAAGCCTTCGTGCTGCGCTTGGTCTCCTTCGGCTTCAAGTGGGGTCCCCCGCGGGAGGCCGACCTGGTCCTGGACGTCCGGGCCTTGCCCAACCCGCACTACGCCCCCAAGCTCAAGCCCCGCACCGGCGCGGACCCCGAGGTGGCCGCGTACATCTTCCGGCCGGAGTTCGAGGCGTACTACCGCGCCCTCCTCACCACCACCGGCCTGGCCGCCGACGCCGCGCGCCAGGCCGGGCGAGGCCTCTACACCGTCGCGATCGGTTGTACCGGGGGCCGGCACCGCAGCGTCGCGACCGCCATTCGGCTCGGGGAGGACCTCGCCAGCCGGTTCACGCTCGAGGTGGAGCACCGCGATGTGGACAAGGAATAA
- the mpgP gene encoding mannosyl-3-phosphoglycerate phosphatase, producing the protein MTPHLVVFTDLDGTLLDPTTYRADAARPALAALQARGIPVVFCSAKTRAELEVHRQALGVTDPFIAENGGAIFIPEGYFPFPLEGAAARDGYQVLELGLPYPEIRRRLKAIEARLGLPVRGFGDLTPQEVAARTGLSLEAARRAQAREYDETLVLEGSPDEVRRILEAIQAAGLRWTHGGRFYHATGPSDKGRAVRILTALFRKAFGPVYTVALGDGPNDRPMLEAVDRPILVEKPTGGWEAMPLAGLQRVRGVGPVGWRRAIEALLDANAPR; encoded by the coding sequence ATGACCCCCCACCTCGTCGTCTTTACCGACCTGGACGGCACGCTGCTCGACCCCACCACCTACCGCGCGGACGCGGCCCGCCCCGCGCTCGCCGCGCTCCAAGCCCGCGGCATCCCGGTCGTCTTCTGCTCCGCCAAGACCCGCGCGGAGCTCGAAGTGCACCGCCAGGCCCTCGGCGTCACCGACCCCTTCATCGCCGAAAACGGCGGGGCGATCTTCATCCCTGAGGGGTACTTCCCCTTCCCCCTCGAAGGCGCCGCGGCCCGGGACGGGTACCAGGTCCTGGAGCTGGGCCTCCCTTACCCCGAGATCCGCCGCCGCCTCAAAGCGATCGAGGCTCGGCTCGGCCTGCCCGTTCGGGGGTTCGGGGACCTCACCCCCCAGGAGGTCGCGGCGCGCACCGGCCTGAGCCTCGAGGCTGCCCGGCGCGCTCAAGCCCGCGAGTACGACGAAACCCTCGTGCTCGAGGGCAGCCCGGACGAGGTCCGGCGAATCCTCGAGGCCATCCAGGCCGCGGGACTGCGCTGGACGCACGGGGGGCGCTTTTACCACGCGACGGGCCCCAGCGACAAGGGCCGCGCGGTCCGCATCCTCACCGCCCTCTTCCGCAAAGCGTTCGGCCCGGTGTACACCGTAGCCCTCGGGGACGGCCCGAACGACCGCCCGATGCTCGAGGCGGTCGACCGCCCCATCCTGGTTGAGAAACCCACGGGCGGCTGGGAAGCGATGCCGCTCGCGGGCCTCCAGCGGGTGCGGGGGGTGGGTCCTGTGGGGTGGCGGCGCGCGATCGAGGCCCTCCTCGACGCAAACGCGCCACGGTAG
- the mpgS gene encoding mannosyl-3-phosphoglycerate synthase has product MRIELPRHTERFGSVKIHEVQKVLELDSGHTRDTHEYVAVKKLEEDTLRQVLERMAIVIPTRNEKLKLFEGVLSGVPHDCLIIVASNSTPDRFKMERDTLEEFCHFTRRRALIFHQKDPLLAEAARASGYADLLDEDGLVRSGKAEGMILAMLFARLAGREYVGFIDADNYFPGAVWEYVRCYAAGFALAQTPYAMVRILWRYKPKPNEEEGLFFRKWGRVSEKTNRAMNSLLSMHTGFETDVIKTACAGEHAMTWTLARLLPYASGYAIEPQELVSIFERFGGLHPIDPPEVAEHGVEVFQIETRNPHLHEEKGNAHIAAMLRACTGTVYHSALAEEVTRTLILEDLERHKALEEGQTAPPAPRLIAPPMTADLDAFAEALRPHRARFSVPQP; this is encoded by the coding sequence GTGCGCATCGAGTTGCCCCGGCACACGGAACGCTTCGGTTCCGTCAAGATCCACGAGGTCCAAAAGGTTTTGGAGCTCGACTCCGGGCACACCCGAGACACGCACGAGTACGTCGCGGTCAAAAAGCTCGAGGAAGACACCCTACGGCAGGTCCTCGAGCGCATGGCCATCGTCATCCCCACCCGCAACGAGAAGCTCAAGCTCTTCGAAGGCGTTCTCTCCGGCGTGCCGCACGACTGCCTGATCATCGTGGCCTCCAACAGCACGCCGGACCGCTTCAAGATGGAGCGGGATACCCTGGAGGAGTTCTGCCACTTCACCCGCCGCCGCGCCCTGATCTTCCACCAGAAAGACCCCCTCCTGGCCGAGGCGGCGCGCGCCTCCGGGTACGCCGACCTCTTGGACGAGGACGGGCTCGTGCGCAGCGGCAAGGCCGAGGGCATGATCCTCGCCATGCTCTTCGCGCGCCTCGCGGGCCGGGAGTACGTGGGGTTCATCGACGCGGACAACTACTTCCCCGGCGCGGTCTGGGAGTACGTGCGCTGCTACGCCGCGGGGTTCGCCCTGGCCCAGACCCCCTACGCCATGGTGCGGATCCTCTGGCGGTACAAACCCAAACCCAACGAGGAGGAAGGGCTCTTCTTCCGCAAATGGGGCCGGGTCTCCGAGAAAACCAACCGGGCCATGAACTCCCTCCTCTCGATGCACACCGGGTTCGAGACCGACGTGATCAAGACGGCCTGCGCCGGCGAGCACGCCATGACCTGGACGCTCGCCCGGCTCCTCCCCTACGCCTCCGGGTACGCGATCGAGCCCCAGGAGCTCGTCTCGATCTTCGAGCGGTTCGGCGGCCTCCACCCCATCGACCCGCCCGAGGTGGCGGAGCACGGGGTGGAGGTCTTCCAGATCGAGACCCGCAACCCGCACCTACACGAAGAAAAAGGGAATGCGCACATCGCGGCCATGCTGCGGGCCTGCACCGGCACGGTCTACCACTCCGCCCTCGCCGAGGAGGTGACCCGCACCCTGATCCTCGAGGACCTCGAGCGGCACAAGGCCCTGGAGGAAGGGCAGACGGCCCCGCCCGCCCCGCGTCTGATCGCCCCCCCCATGACGGCGGACCTCGACGCCTTCGCCGAGGCCCTGCGCCCGCACCGCGCCCGCTTCAGCGTCCCCCAACCATGA
- a CDS encoding gluconeogenesis factor YvcK family protein yields MRVKRYAFVAFLGMLLMFLGVAQLSWQGPVLDWMIELARWAVLLNLPLWASGLLLFTLGFGVFVIGIRTMNRSMLSALTDPDQVPEVVYVRRKLEAGPHIVALGGGTGLSRVLKGLKQHTTHLTAVVAVTDDGGSTGRLRRSFGVPAVGDLVDCLAALSDAERLPTLMQYRFRRGGELAGHTFGNLFLVSLYELTGDFAEALREANRALALRGAVYPSTPEPARLVAEFMDGRVETGETRLREVGRPVRRVGLEPAEVPAMPEVVAALRQARLIVLGPGSLYTSVIPSFLTPEVSRTVREAKGRLVYLVNIMTECGETDGMDAYAHYKAVAEHLGRRPDVVLVNTAPIPDPVLARYRAEGQEPVAFDPRPFEADGVRVIAGDFLEAGPLAQHDPEKVVRALIGLAR; encoded by the coding sequence ATGCGCGTCAAGCGCTACGCCTTCGTCGCCTTTCTCGGCATGCTCCTCATGTTCTTGGGGGTGGCGCAGCTCTCCTGGCAGGGTCCCGTACTGGACTGGATGATCGAGCTCGCCCGCTGGGCCGTCCTCTTGAACCTCCCCCTTTGGGCCTCGGGCCTCCTCCTCTTCACCCTGGGGTTTGGGGTGTTCGTGATCGGTATCCGCACGATGAACCGCAGCATGCTCTCCGCCCTCACCGACCCCGACCAGGTGCCCGAGGTGGTGTACGTCCGCCGCAAGCTCGAGGCCGGCCCGCACATCGTCGCGCTCGGCGGGGGCACGGGGCTCAGCCGCGTGCTGAAGGGCTTGAAGCAGCACACCACGCACCTCACCGCAGTGGTCGCCGTGACCGATGACGGTGGCTCGACCGGGCGGCTCCGCCGCTCGTTCGGCGTGCCCGCGGTAGGGGACCTGGTGGACTGCCTGGCCGCCCTCTCCGACGCCGAGCGGCTCCCCACCCTGATGCAGTACCGCTTCCGCCGCGGCGGTGAGCTCGCGGGGCATACCTTCGGGAACCTGTTCCTCGTGAGCCTCTACGAGCTCACCGGGGACTTTGCCGAAGCCCTCCGGGAGGCCAACCGCGCCCTTGCCCTGCGCGGCGCGGTCTACCCCTCCACCCCCGAGCCGGCCCGGCTCGTGGCGGAGTTCATGGACGGCCGCGTCGAGACCGGCGAGACCCGGCTGAGAGAGGTGGGCCGGCCGGTACGGCGGGTGGGCCTCGAGCCGGCGGAGGTGCCGGCCATGCCCGAGGTGGTGGCAGCCCTACGCCAAGCGCGCCTGATCGTGCTGGGGCCGGGCAGCCTCTACACCAGCGTGATCCCCAGCTTCCTCACCCCCGAAGTCAGCCGCACGGTTCGGGAGGCCAAAGGCCGCCTGGTGTACCTGGTGAACATCATGACCGAGTGCGGCGAGACGGACGGGATGGACGCCTACGCGCACTACAAGGCGGTCGCCGAGCACCTGGGCCGCCGCCCGGACGTGGTGCTGGTCAACACCGCCCCGATCCCCGATCCCGTGCTCGCCCGGTACCGCGCCGAAGGCCAGGAGCCCGTGGCGTTCGACCCCCGTCCCTTCGAGGCCGATGGGGTGCGGGTCATCGCGGGCGACTTCCTGGAGGCCGGCCCCCTCGCGCAGCACGACCCCGAGAAGGTGGTGCGCGCCTTGATAGGATTAGCGCGATGA